One genomic window of Cydia splendana chromosome 16, ilCydSple1.2, whole genome shotgun sequence includes the following:
- the LOC134798289 gene encoding asparagine-rich protein-like: protein MRYLVFLLLCCLLQKTTGRPQVVAQDYKDAEEAEYENEDSQEDSPHQDEDAAVDERANIKEEDVVMEPHLNRNYFFKHHGADKSPEERTTKESTNDNFPEFKSASRIEGPDEDASEKEQDQPVINRRYDRQNELNNRKNQFIQTVVTQKENVVLRNLPQFKRIDNAEQEESNDNLYESDSNQEYGSNNDKNKRNDDTAEHLGQSNYYNHYYNRSPTENKESEEEPYEEINAEDANRDRRDTNDPDESINNGNDQDIKEKKDLENFENEAEQAIIQRYVKKLNKKEVENLMRTLSEDKRTILEQIISDGSKQAISLNKREITKKAEAVEENNFMDGVSDSNKISGPLVSFNLANGITNKNNDQIGLTPAIEESSTSIGENKINKRSNQEGVSEKSENEAVTTSSTESVTVKSENKREVNVNELNNEESRVNSLNINEPQESSIVGSQDELYASSQDEDLSQLMDDDVQLHYDYRNPQKRDVMQENNENMAEPMKSLQESFSHNNNNNYENTGYTGDLDMMPLIRVKRKNMHAVIKRAAAIMPESKVAYVPENEDEDNDEGNEIYDNGFFDRTASFAKSEERVGKVSDTKERAFKLNTDGSQSVFKRSSAEGSHVDDVARDNMSIGSDTDSVLSGVEGVNENLMYSGGCRKKRAAEEITELAPVDDINILPNASRSSLMGDTGRPEIFGVSFNSNDAFGSSAKTYDGELGRYKRIRRLKHPSAVKSNNTTKVAK, encoded by the exons ATGCGatatttagtatttttgttGTTGTGCTGTTTATTACAGAAAACCACCGGTCGACCGCAGGTGGTTGCCCAGGATTACAA GGATGCTGAGGAAGCCGAATACGAGAACGAGGACTCGCAGGAAGACTCGCCGCACCAGGATGAAGATGCAGCAGTCGACGAAAGG GCTAACATTAAAGAGGAGGACGTAGTAATGGAGCCGCATCTCAACAGGAATTATTTTTTCAAGCATCATGGCGCGGATAAGAGTCCCGAAGAGCGGACCACCAAGGAGTCCACAAATGATAAC TTTCCAGAGTTCAAATCGGCAAGCAGAATCGAAGGGCCAGATGAAGATGCTTCCGAAAAGGAACAAGATCAACCAGTGATTAACAGGAGATATGACCGGCAAAACGAACTTAACAACCGTAAGAATCAATTTATTCAAACGGTGgtaactcaaaaagaaaacgTTGTCTTGCGTAATCTTCCACAATTTAAAAGAATAGATAATGCTGAGCAGGAAGAAAGCAATGATAATTTGTACGAAAGCGACTCTAATCAAGAATACGGGAGTAACAATGATAAAAACAAACGCAACGATGACACTGCTGAACATCTTGGACAATCCAACTATTATAATCACTATTACAACAGATCACCAACCGAAAACAAAGAATCTGAAGAGGAACCATATGAGGAAATCAATGCAGAAGATGCTAATCGTGATCGACGTGATACAAATGATCCTGATGAATCTATTAACAACGGCAATGATCAAGAtataaaagaaaagaaagatCTAGAAAACTTCGAAAATGAAGCTGAGCAAGCTATTATCCAGAGATATGTGAAAAAACTTAACAAAAAAGAAGTGGAAAACCTAATGAGAACTCTTTCAGAAGATAAGAGAACAATATTAGAGCAAATTATTAGCGATGGAAGCAAGCAAGCGATAAGCTTAAACAAACgagaaataacaaaaaaagcGGAAGCCGTAGAAGAAAATAATTTCATGGATGGAGTATCGGATTCTAATAAAATTTCAGGCCCACTTGTAAGTTTTAATCTGGCCAATGGAATAACTAATAAAAACAATGACCAAATTGGATTGACCCCAGCCATAGAAGAATCTAGCACCAGTATtggtgaaaataaaataaacaaaagatcCAACCAAGAAGGGGTCTcagaaaaatctgaaaacgaGGCAGTTACTACAAGCAGTACGGAATCCGTAACAGTTAAAAGTGAAAATAAAAGAGAAGTAAATGTTAACGAATTGAATAACGAGGAATCTCGTGTTAACAGCTTAAATATAAATGAACCGCAGGAGTCTTCTATCGTTGGTTCACAAGACGAACTTTATGCTAGTTCTCAAGATGAAGATTTGTCACAATTAATGGACGATGACGTGCAACTACATTACGATTATCGTAATCCGCAAAAACGAGATGTAATGCAAGAAAACAACGAAAACATGGCAGAACCTATGAAGTCTTTACAAGAATCATTTtcccataataataataataattatgaaaacACTGGTTACACTGGTGACTTGGATATGATGCCTTTAATAAGGGTCAAGAGAAAAAATATGCATGCAGTGATAAAGCGAGCAGCTGCTATTATGCCAGAGTCTAAAGTAGCGTATGTTCCCGAAAATGAAGACGAGGATAATGATGAAGGGAACGAGATTTACGATAATGGCTTTTTTGATAGAACGGCAAGCTTTgcaaagagcgaggagagagttGGCAAGGTGAGTGACACGAAAGAAAGGGCTTTTAAATTGAACACTGACGGGAGTCAAAGTGTGTTCAAACGGTCAAGCGCAGAGGGAAGTCATGTCGACGACGTTGCTAGAGACAATATGAGCATCGGGTCTGACACTGATAGTGTTTTGTCTGGGGTGGAAGGAGTCAACGAAAATTTGATGTACAGTGGTGGATGTCGGAAAAAACGAGCCGCTGAGGAGATTACTGAATTGGCACCCGTCGACGATATTAACATACTCCCAAATGCTTCGCGCTCGTCTTTGATGGGTGACACCGGCAGACCTGAAATCTTCGGGGTAagttttaatagcaatgatgcCTTTGGGTCCTCTGCAAAAACTTATGATGGAGAATTGGGCCGTTATAAAAGAATACGGCGATTAAAACACCCGTCAGCTGTGAAGAGCAACAACACAACTAAAGTCGCCAAGTAA